One Luteimonas sp. MC1825 DNA segment encodes these proteins:
- a CDS encoding ABC transporter permease, translating to MPDRAARTLAPPRRWRALAPFSALGRHADLTRELVLRDILGRYRGATFGLLWSLLGPLLMLVIYTVAFGQILGSRWNQASNAEAPFGVVLFLGIMVHGFFAECLARSPRLMVDNSNYVKRVVFPLHILPWTVMLSASFHLVANVIVFALLAKILAGTFSPWIVLVPVVMLPLALLAVAVGWLASSLGVYLRDLSQAIPVIVTALLFLSSAIVPVEALSEKYQLVFQLNPLTFFIDEVREVALWGRPPDWIGLAWRGMASVVVLYASYAWFRATSRGFADVL from the coding sequence ATGCCTGATCGGGCTGCACGCACGCTGGCCCCGCCGCGAAGGTGGCGGGCGCTCGCGCCATTCTCGGCACTCGGGCGGCATGCCGACCTGACACGCGAGCTGGTGCTGCGCGACATCCTGGGGCGCTATCGGGGGGCCACGTTCGGCCTGCTCTGGTCGCTGCTCGGGCCGCTGCTGATGTTGGTGATCTACACGGTCGCCTTCGGGCAGATCCTGGGCAGCCGCTGGAACCAGGCGTCCAACGCCGAGGCCCCGTTCGGCGTGGTGCTGTTCCTCGGCATCATGGTGCACGGCTTCTTCGCGGAGTGCCTGGCGCGCTCGCCGCGCCTGATGGTGGACAACAGCAACTACGTCAAGCGCGTGGTGTTTCCGCTGCACATCCTGCCGTGGACGGTGATGCTGTCGGCCAGCTTCCACCTGGTGGCCAACGTCATCGTGTTCGCGTTGCTGGCGAAGATCCTCGCGGGCACGTTCTCGCCCTGGATCGTGCTGGTTCCCGTGGTGATGCTGCCGCTGGCGCTGCTGGCGGTGGCGGTGGGCTGGCTGGCGTCGTCCTTGGGCGTGTACCTGCGTGACCTCAGCCAGGCGATCCCGGTGATCGTGACGGCACTGCTGTTCCTGTCATCGGCGATCGTGCCGGTGGAGGCGCTGTCGGAGAAGTACCAGCTGGTCTTCCAGCTCAATCCGCTGACCTTCTTCATCGACGAGGTGCGCGAGGTCGCGCTGTGGGGCAGGCCGCCGGACTGGATTGGCCTCGCCTGGCGCGGCATGGCCAGCGTCGTGGTGCTGTACGCGTCGTATGCCTGGTTCCGCGCCACCAGCCGGGGTTTCGCCGATGTCCTCTGA
- a CDS encoding ABC transporter ATP-binding protein has translation MSSDPVIRLRGVGKAFPMFSKPYQQLLHVLAPSVRPVAKFHALRDVNLDIRRGESIGVIGRNGSGKSTLLQIMAGILQPSTGELMVSARIAALLELGAGFNPEFTGRENVRMNAALLGLSQRQIDDRMDAILAFAEIGSHVDQQVKTYSSGMFMRLAFAVAVHTDPDVLIVDEALSVGDIYFQRKCFKRIEQMRQDGCTLLFVTHAIDSVLQLCDRGIVLDGGRVVFDGDAQPAVKQYLKVVFGELQQEPEPDDVPIEPATEADAEAEATQERNEIADFMAGGARELMATRPGYNRDETRLGDGRARTVDCMVVGDHGNGPLVPARSPFKLLVRYHAPQALDRLIFGLRVCTVTGAVVYSSNTLVSKGELYRCAAGTTAVAEFDLRCSLLRGQYFVTVGVSQLDEDGHEIHAVDRRSDVLILTVTGELNHAEGVADMEAGFSLDAQAGAIQPMG, from the coding sequence ATGTCCTCTGATCCGGTGATCCGCCTGCGGGGCGTCGGCAAGGCGTTCCCCATGTTCAGCAAGCCGTACCAGCAACTGCTGCACGTGCTTGCGCCGAGCGTGCGGCCGGTCGCCAAGTTCCATGCCCTGAGGGACGTGAACCTCGACATCCGCCGCGGCGAGAGCATCGGCGTGATCGGCCGCAACGGCTCCGGCAAGTCCACGCTGCTGCAGATCATGGCCGGCATCCTGCAACCCTCGACCGGCGAGTTGATGGTGTCGGCACGCATCGCGGCCCTGCTCGAGCTGGGCGCGGGCTTCAATCCCGAGTTCACCGGGCGCGAGAACGTGCGCATGAACGCGGCGCTGCTCGGCCTCAGCCAGCGCCAGATCGACGACCGCATGGACGCCATCCTCGCGTTCGCCGAGATCGGGAGCCACGTCGACCAGCAGGTCAAGACGTATTCCAGCGGCATGTTCATGCGCCTCGCGTTCGCGGTCGCCGTGCACACCGATCCTGACGTCCTGATTGTGGACGAGGCGCTGTCGGTAGGCGACATCTACTTCCAGCGCAAGTGTTTCAAGCGCATCGAGCAGATGCGCCAGGACGGTTGCACGCTGCTGTTCGTGACCCACGCGATCGATTCGGTCCTGCAGCTCTGTGACCGCGGCATCGTGCTTGATGGCGGGCGCGTCGTGTTCGACGGCGACGCGCAGCCGGCGGTCAAGCAGTACCTCAAGGTGGTGTTCGGCGAATTGCAGCAGGAGCCGGAGCCGGACGATGTGCCGATCGAGCCGGCCACCGAAGCCGATGCCGAAGCCGAAGCCACGCAGGAACGCAACGAGATCGCGGACTTCATGGCCGGCGGTGCGCGCGAGCTGATGGCCACGCGGCCCGGCTACAACCGCGACGAGACGCGGCTCGGAGACGGGCGTGCGCGTACCGTCGACTGCATGGTGGTGGGCGATCACGGCAACGGACCACTGGTGCCCGCGCGCTCGCCGTTCAAGCTGCTGGTCCGCTATCACGCGCCACAGGCGCTGGACCGGCTGATCTTCGGACTGCGCGTCTGCACCGTCACTGGCGCGGTCGTGTACAGCTCCAACACCCTGGTGTCCAAGGGCGAGCTGTACCGCTGCGCTGCCGGCACCACGGCCGTGGCGGAGTTCGACCTGCGCTGTTCATTGCTGCGCGGGCAGTATTTCGTGACGGTAGGCGTCTCGCAGCTCGACGAGGACGGCCACGAGATCCATGCGGTCGACCGCCGGTCCGACGTGCTCATCCTCACCGTCACCGGCGAGCTCAACCACGCCGAAGGCGTGGCCGACATGGAAGCGGGATTCAGCCTGGACGCACAGGCCGGCGCGATCCAGCCGATGGGATGA